ACACGGCATTTTCTTGTGATGGTTTTAAGTCTACGAGCACGTGGGGTGGGGCAAGGGGGCGATCAAGATAGTCGTTGCATCCAGACACTGAGGAAGAAGACTGAGGTCTGCACCCAATGATGACTATAAAcatcattttctatttaaactCAGTCTGCAGTTTAcatataaaggagaaaaaaatatttctagCTTACATTTCTGAAGGTTCCTTGGAAACTTCAGTATCGATGCCACTTGATTCAACCGTAGGACTGGAGCCGTTGCTCTCTCGTAGAGAAGACTCCACACTTCCAAACATGATTGAGTTTTTAAAAGCTTCAGGTACATAAAGATTATTAGGGAAAATCACCGAATGTCTACCCGAATGTAGCTTAATGTCAACGTCGGAAGTAGTTATGTCTGGACTGGGATCCTCCACAGTAGGAAGAGAATCAAGGTTAGCTTCTGACAAAACCACCACAGATTCAGACATCCCTGGGACATCGTTCCGAAGAATATGTCAATTATAAACAGAAAGCATATTATATACTTGCTCTACTAGACCATGTTTACTGCATAAATATGCGAAAAATACCTTTGGAAGGAGCGCTATCCGGTTGGGCTAAGCAAGTTTCTTGATGGCCCTTGGCATCAGCAGCAGTGGGGTGAGTAGTTGTAGATTCAGACTGACTACTTCCGACTCCCTCATATTCTATAGGTTGCGTCTCACTGGTCACGCCGACAGATCCTTGGCCAAATGTCGCATTATGAACATCGCTCATTTTGCTGTCTTCCACGAGACTAGCACTGATTTCAGAAGCATTACGCTGACTACCCGTCTCACGCTGAATTATACCAACAGAGGCAGGGTTCCGCGGATTGAGAGACGGCACTAAGACAGGATCCGTTGCGGAAGAGTACAAGCCAACACTGTTCCCAACATGATTACATTTCGGCTTCAAATTTCCACCGGGAGTTCTTGCAGTGGAGGCAATAGGTGTCGAAGTAGGAGTAGGGCCCGGATCTATATTTGCAATATGCTTCACTGAAATAGCACGCAGAGATGGCAATCTTTTCGACGTACCATCACAAACAGTTTTAGTTTCTTTAGCAGCACCTTTGATATTTTGCTCAGCTATTTGAGAGTTCCATTCATGGATTGGGCTTCCGTCGTACGCAGCCCTTGCGTAACTAAATAACGATTCCACGAACCGGTAGTTAGCCGTATGAATAAATCATAATAGCTAAGATATGAATTTTTACCTATTTCTTTCTTTCTGCTCAACTGCCACAAAAGATTTAGAATCTCTCCCCATACTAACATTTGGTTGTCTCCCAGTCCTACCTACAACATCTCAAGAGTTTTAAAACAGGTAATGGGATAATACTTTTCTCAAAAACATGGATTAATAGGAAGACATAGACAGCACTTTTCCATCTCCAAACCACAAATTTCATATCCTGTCTAAGCATCAGAGCAGTGAAAATTTGACTGCTcctaataaaaaaacacaatatcCATCTTGTTAAACAGAAAATGGAAACCATTTCTTTAGACTTTCTAAGAATTTCTTTAGGGAGagacaaaattagaaagtttccCATCCTATATTAAAAAGAAATGGTGAGGAAAGACGTCAAAATTATTTAAGCAGGGCAGCCGATTATCGATGTCTAGGCAACGACGAATGTATATATACCGGCAGAGGAGTAACGGTTTCCACCGCCCCTAGTCCCTCGCCGCTGCTTGCAAAAGAGTCAcatggaaagaaaaaaaaaatcagtagTAAATCcatatttgtaaaaaaaataaaaggcaTACAAGTGAAGAAAGTGTAGCAATGGAACATGCCCAATTAACTCAGATACCACTTTCCTCCGATCACGTTTCCTCTTCACCTCATGAAATGTATCTGCACAAATGGAACAGTAAACAATGCAGTTGAATAGAAACAAATTGAGTTCACAACAAATTCTTACCCCATCCccataagagtcacattttgccatttcaaTCCGTCgtcataaatagtaagtaggtccacatttcactaactcctccactcacattctattataaaactaatataaaaaagtggacctcatatttcactaattttttcaattccGTGCCgacaccaaatgtgactcctagATGCTGGATTAACTTCTCAATTCCACATTTAcacaataaaatttcaaaattttaaaattgtgatCAATCTATCAGATCAGATGATAATCGacaaaattgattaaatattataaaaaaaaataacaagcATAATAGAATTGAGAAGAATGAATGCATGGGATTATATGTAATATACCAAGATAGAGGAGTTTCTGAGCAGTTTCATTTGGATCCATGTTGCATTCTTGGAGCATGGCGTGGATGTCTTCATCGCTGTGTTGGCCGGCAATCTCCTTGATGTCGTCGATTGTCCTTCGCAGACTCTCCGGCACCGAAACCCTAGAAAAATCGCTCATCCTCTTTCGCTTCTTACGATTCACGATTTGATTGaaacatatgtatatataattcaaGTAGAGATGACAACATGCAGACATTGTGCTCGTGCAATAATCATTTTGTTATTTCATTTCAAATTAcagatttttatgaattttgtgaattaatattttcaataaCATTTATTAATGCGTTAtcttatttttcaattattattcggcttattttatgatttattatttatttgttagaaTTTGATTCGCTTTTCATAGTGGTTAGttaggatttaatttatttttcttaattcatAGGAAAAATGGGGAAGGAAGGAAGGAGGCGCTCAGAAGCTGAAGATTACGTTTGGggaaattatgataaatttacaGAGAGAATAATGGGGAAGGAAGGAAGGAGgcgtgtgaaatgaaatgtgTAGGGTTAGATGTTTGTGGATGTGCAATGtgtacatttttaattttattttcatgaaGTGTGCGTTTATTATTGCATATTATTGGGGGTGGATAGGTTCTTGCTTCGCCTACAATTTATGATTGGCCTGCAAGATTGTTTAATTTTCAGTTTCGctgattattatttttattggtAATCTAATATTTTAATGGAGTGAAAACATCAAAATTGTTGGATATTTCACCCACAAAATATAGAAGCACCCAACAAGGATGAAATATGAAGGATAAGTATTAATAAGCTTCTCACAAAAAGGGATTACaaaaaaacactcaaactaaaAGTGCTACAGCACTACAAATCTTTCTTTCTTCCTAACTTGAACTACGACTCTTCCTCTAATTCTAACTCacaattctaattttttattgatattaCAATTACTAACTGTTAAAGTCGGTCATCTAGCCGACATAGAACATCTAGTTAATTCTAGTTGGctccttaattaatttaataatcccAATTGCATGCCAACTTATAATCTTCTCAAGAACTCCAGGCCCTTCATCATATTTAATTGTCAATCAACTTGAAATATCCTTTCTTGATTTCTCCACAATGTTCACCAAGCTTCCAATACTTTAATAaacttaatatttcttaattatGAAGTAATTGAGTTTAATAATTCAACATCCTCCCTTAAACTTAATTCTTCAAGTTCTTCATTCCAAGCATAAACTTCAATCTTCTAAAAACATCATGTTTTAATGGCTTCGTAAATATATCTGCAGCTTGGTCTTGTGACTTGCAATAAACCAACTCCATACCATTTTGGTTCACGTGTTCtcgaataaaatgataacaagtaTCAATATGTTTACTTCTTTCGTGGAACACCGGATTCTTTGCAAGTGCTATGGCGGACTTATTATCAACACAAATTTCCGTCGGGCCTTGTTGCGCGAATCCCAGAAAGCTTAGTAAATTTCTCAACCAAATGCAATGGCACACCGTTGAACTTGCTGCAACATACTCGGCTTCACATGTTGAGAGTGTCACTATAGCTTGCTTCTTTGACGACCAAGTAAAGACAGTATCTCCAATATAAAAACAGTAGCCGGTAGTGCTCTTTCTTTCATCCAAGTCTCTTCCCTAATCGCTATCCGAATAACCAACGAGCTTAACTTCTTGATTAGAGGGATAAAGTATACCTTCATTCAGCGTACCTTTAATATAGCGCAAAATCCTCTTGGCCGCATTTAAATGAGACTGTGACGGCGTTTCCATGTATCTGTTGATTAATCCAACTCCATAGAGAATATCAGGCCTAGTGCACGTTAGATATCGTAGACTTCCAACTAGACTTTTGAAGTAAGTTGGATCCACCTCTGCTTCACCATCATGCTTCCTCAATTCTTGACTAATCTCCACGGGAGTGTTAACAGGATTGCAGGACTCTATTTTGAATTTCTCCAAGATTTGTTTTGCAAATGAGCTTTGAGAGATAAATATCCCTTCTTCATTTTGCACTACCTCAATTCCCAAAAAAATGAGCCATCAAGCCGATGTCTGTCATCTCGAACTCCTTGATCATGCTCTTCTTGAAGGTATGAAACATTGCTTCACAATTTCCAGTAAAAATAAGATCATCGACATATAGGCAAACAAATAACATGTTACCTTTAGCATTTTTCTTCAAGTATAGAGCATGTTCATAGGGACAATTCACGAAACCATTCTTCAGAAAATAGTCATTAATTCTGGAGTTCCATGCTCGAGGAGCTTGCTTGAGGCCGTACAAAACTTTCTTTAATCTGTAGACTTTATCTTCAGCTCCTCGTTTCACCTAACCTTCAGGTTGCTCCACGTAAATTTCTTCTTCAAGAAAACCATTTAAAAATGCAGACTTCACATCAAGCTGATAGATCTTCCAGTTGTTTTGGGCAGCTAGCGAGATAAACAATCGGATCGTCTCAAGACGAGCAACAGGAGCGAAGACTTCACTATAATCAATTCCAGCCTTCTGCCTGTATCCTTTTGCCACCAACCTCGCCTTGTATCTTTGCACTTCACCGttggtatttttcttttttttgaacaCCCATTTCACACCAATTGCTTTTCGGCCTTCTGGTAGCATTGTCAACGACcaagtatcatttttctcaatCGCATTGATTTATTCATCCATTGCAATCTTCCATTTCCTGTCTTGCGCAGCATCTACATAAGCAATAGGATCAACAtccatataaaaacaaataagattCACATTTTCTTCTCCAGCTCCATCAACTTCTTCAGTAGCTTCATATATATCATTCAGATTGCGCATTCTTCTTGGCCTTCTGACTGGAACTTGAGATGATGTTGGTGAATCAGGTTGTTCAATTTCACGTGCATCTTCTTGCTGATCAGGTACAATTTCTGACGAGCTTGCAACTTTCTTATCCTCCCAGCTCCATTTTTGATCTTCTTCAAACACCACATCGCGGCTTATGATCACCTTCTTCGTGAGTGGGTTATACAATTTATAACCCATTACTCGATCACCATATCCCACGAAGATACATTTTTCACCTTTATCATCAAGCTTGATTCTTTGAGCTTCGGGAATTTTGGCATAGACAATGCAGCCAAAAACTCTCAGGTGCGCAACATTGGGCTTGAACGAGCTCCATGCTTCTTCAGGCGTCATGTTGCGAACACTTTT
This portion of the Salvia splendens isolate huo1 chromosome 10, SspV2, whole genome shotgun sequence genome encodes:
- the LOC121752828 gene encoding GBF-interacting protein 1-like, which translates into the protein MSDFSRVSVPESLRRTIDDIKEIAGQHSDEDIHAMLQECNMDPNETAQKLLYLDTFHEVKRKRDRRKVRRGTRGGGNRYSSAGRTGRQPNVSMGRDSKSFVAVEQKERNSYARAAYDGSPIHEWNSQIAEQNIKGAAKETKTVCDGTSKRLPSLRAISVKHIANIDPGPTPTSTPIASTARTPGGNLKPKCNHVGNSVGLYSSATDPVLVPSLNPRNPASVGIIQRETGSQRNASEISASLVEDSKMSDVHNATFGQGSVGVTSETQPIEYEGVGSSQSESTTTHPTAADAKGHQETCLAQPDSAPSKGMSESVVVLSEANLDSLPTVEDPSPDITTSDVDIKLHSGRHSVIFPNNLYVPEAFKNSIMFGSVESSLRESNGSSPTVESSGIDTEVSKEPSEIPQSSSSVSGCNDYLDRPLAPPHVLVDLKPSQENAVSLRYDGQSKEEVLQPVGGSHNPPATSDYSLNLVPPAVQLETQGGNSVVLSTSSTPTMTQPRGIPQGSIAAVSVSPPQIYPYLRQAYPTNYIPYNPYYSQLYMPPQHAHQLLSHSGFPHQPSAGNIYMPPTSAAPGAKLPVPPSYKPGNMAHYGISSGYGSYGTSGLGYGSTGAHDNAGTELKDKNIYSTIKQNEDLHALHDPSGVQTNMVYNVPQAYQAAGRNSFGGIYHQSMAGPRSVHQPQQATSEVALTSYSSQPQQQQLLPLPQHYGHQMNRRENV